A single window of Candidatus Cloacimonadota bacterium DNA harbors:
- a CDS encoding ABC transporter substrate-binding protein, which yields MRRLLILVILISLLLGACGKTLTSGKTRVTFWHGLSGPLGDTLNEMIMEFNREHEDIEVVANPISSYTALSQKLMASIQAKKQPDIAQVFESWASKYIESGVLASLDELIAEDDDFDEDDLNDVYPVFRDSNTFNDTLYSFPFNKSVRAYFYNKDEFYRAGLDPDYFPKTWDEFRKYALLLTRDIDNDGDIDKYGTNFNVNEWQFINLLYQAGGALIDEEGNPTLNSAQGIKALTFITDMMFKDKSVYLVREYEGQNDFLAGVVAMYEGSSVSITHMRQQPINFNIGYASLPTDVTTQSAVSGANIVIFKSGDRKRERAAWEFIKWFTDTEQTARWSVATSYMPVRRSAMKSEIIVNFLQKNPQYKGIYEQLETAVYEPQTAAWFKARPELKGYLEKAMRNQNSPREALDGAAQKFAELIAEESR from the coding sequence ATGCGTCGATTACTGATCTTAGTGATCTTAATCAGCCTACTTTTGGGCGCTTGTGGAAAAACGCTTACATCCGGTAAAACAAGGGTAACTTTTTGGCACGGTCTTAGCGGTCCATTGGGTGATACTCTAAACGAAATGATTATGGAATTTAACCGTGAACACGAGGATATCGAAGTGGTGGCGAATCCCATCAGCAGCTATACGGCATTATCCCAGAAATTGATGGCATCTATTCAGGCAAAGAAACAACCTGATATAGCTCAGGTGTTCGAAAGCTGGGCCTCAAAATATATCGAATCCGGTGTTTTGGCATCTTTGGATGAATTGATTGCCGAAGATGACGATTTTGATGAGGACGACCTCAACGACGTGTATCCAGTATTTAGAGACTCCAATACATTTAACGATACCCTGTATTCTTTCCCTTTCAATAAAAGTGTAAGAGCCTATTTTTATAATAAAGACGAGTTTTATAGAGCCGGTCTGGATCCGGATTATTTTCCCAAAACCTGGGATGAATTCAGAAAATATGCCCTGTTGCTTACCAGGGACATTGATAATGATGGAGACATCGATAAATATGGCACAAACTTCAACGTAAATGAATGGCAATTTATCAATCTCTTGTATCAAGCCGGTGGAGCCTTGATTGACGAAGAGGGAAATCCCACTCTGAATAGTGCACAAGGTATTAAAGCTCTAACCTTTATTACAGATATGATGTTCAAAGATAAGAGCGTGTATCTGGTGCGTGAGTATGAAGGGCAAAACGACTTTCTGGCAGGTGTGGTGGCTATGTATGAGGGATCAAGCGTGTCTATCACACATATGCGTCAACAACCGATAAACTTCAATATTGGTTATGCTTCGCTTCCCACCGATGTTACTACTCAAAGTGCAGTGTCCGGAGCCAATATCGTGATCTTCAAATCTGGAGACAGAAAGCGGGAACGAGCAGCATGGGAGTTTATCAAATGGTTTACAGACACCGAGCAAACTGCCAGGTGGAGTGTAGCAACCAGTTATATGCCAGTTCGCAGAAGCGCAATGAAAAGTGAAATAATTGTGAACTTCCTGCAAAAGAATCCTCAGTACAAAGGCATCTACGAACAGCTGGAAACAGCAGTATATGAACCGCAAACAGCGGCTTGGTTCAAAGCCAGACCAGAGCTAAAGGGCTATCTGGAAAAAGCAATGCGCAATCAAAATAGTCCTCGTGAAGCGCTGGACGGCGCTGCCCAGAAATTCGCTGAACTGATAGCTGAAGAGTCTAGATGA